In Deinococcus depolymerans, the following are encoded in one genomic region:
- a CDS encoding ABC-F family ATP-binding cassette domain-containing protein has product MLMASGVARSFADRVVFSGVELTVGAGERLALVGENGSGKSTLLRVLAGLDAPDAGVVNRVGRVALLAQAQSVGGSVLGAVTPPALAAAQVAFEAASAALPGGSEAALPGGSEAALLAFADAEEAYRLAGGYDFAGRAAAVLAGLGLNAHSRADRLSGGQARRVLLGALLLAPADVYLLDEPTNHLDAEGAAWLRDWILASDAAFVLASHDRAFLDEVATGVAELERGTLSLYPGNYAEAMALKATLREAQARDFEAYRRKRAALDEERRRLSSKGSVEENRSRARDNDKFLSSHKAGRAQVLFSNRARAMERQIERMDTGAPDRPFRDARTLRLTLPPVPPGPLEVLTVRDLSVTRDSGVVLSNVTLHVRRGDRVALTGPNGGGKSTLLRALLGQLPHGGSVTWGAGLTVSLIGQHGEELLGLGTVGDALLDANPLLTPHQLHEVAAALEVPGGPAFPVSGLSGGQRTRLSLARLRVTRSQVLLLDEPTNHLDVRATEALEGLLLDFPGTVLLASHDRRLVERVATREWRVGGGGVRET; this is encoded by the coding sequence ATGCTGATGGCAAGTGGGGTCGCGCGGTCGTTCGCGGACCGGGTGGTGTTTTCGGGTGTGGAGCTGACCGTGGGGGCCGGGGAACGGCTGGCGCTGGTCGGCGAGAACGGCAGCGGCAAGAGTACGCTGCTGCGCGTGCTGGCGGGGCTGGACGCGCCGGATGCGGGCGTGGTGAACAGGGTGGGCCGCGTGGCGCTGCTGGCGCAGGCGCAGTCCGTGGGTGGGTCGGTGCTGGGGGCCGTGACACCCCCGGCGCTGGCGGCGGCCCAGGTCGCGTTCGAGGCGGCCTCGGCGGCGCTGCCGGGCGGGTCGGAGGCGGCGCTGCCGGGCGGGTCGGAGGCGGCGCTGCTGGCCTTCGCGGACGCCGAGGAAGCCTACCGGCTCGCGGGTGGCTACGACTTCGCGGGGCGCGCGGCGGCGGTGCTGGCCGGGCTGGGTCTGAACGCCCATTCGCGGGCGGACCGGCTGTCGGGCGGGCAGGCGCGGCGGGTGCTGCTGGGGGCGCTGCTGCTGGCCCCGGCGGACGTGTACCTGCTGGACGAACCGACGAACCACCTGGACGCAGAGGGCGCGGCGTGGCTGCGCGACTGGATTCTGGCGTCGGACGCTGCGTTCGTGCTGGCCAGCCATGACCGGGCGTTTCTGGATGAGGTGGCGACCGGCGTGGCGGAACTGGAACGCGGCACGCTGAGCTTGTACCCCGGGAATTACGCTGAGGCGATGGCCCTGAAGGCGACGCTCCGCGAGGCGCAGGCCCGCGATTTCGAGGCGTACCGCCGCAAACGCGCGGCGCTGGACGAGGAGCGGCGCCGCCTGAGCAGCAAGGGCAGCGTCGAGGAGAACCGCTCGCGGGCGCGGGACAACGACAAGTTCCTGTCGTCTCACAAGGCGGGTCGGGCGCAGGTGCTGTTCTCGAACCGGGCGCGGGCCATGGAGCGGCAGATCGAGCGGATGGACACCGGGGCGCCGGACAGGCCATTCCGGGACGCGCGGACGCTGCGGCTGACGCTGCCGCCCGTGCCGCCGGGGCCGCTGGAGGTGCTGACCGTCCGCGACCTGAGCGTGACGCGCGACTCCGGGGTGGTGCTGTCGAACGTGACCCTGCACGTGCGCCGGGGCGACCGGGTGGCGCTGACCGGCCCGAACGGTGGGGGCAAGAGCACGCTGCTGCGCGCCCTGCTGGGGCAGCTGCCACACGGGGGGTCGGTGACGTGGGGCGCGGGTCTGACCGTCAGCCTGATCGGGCAGCACGGCGAGGAACTGCTCGGGCTGGGCACGGTGGGGGACGCGCTGCTGGACGCCAATCCGCTGCTGACGCCGCACCAGTTGCACGAGGTCGCGGCGGCGCTGGAGGTGCCGGGCGGCCCGGCCTTCCCCGTGTCCGGGCTGTCGGGCGGGCAGCGCACCCGACTGAGCCTCGCGCGGCTGCGGGTGACGCGCTCGCAGGTGCTGCTGCTGGACGAACCCACCAATCACCTGGACGTGCGGGCCACCGAGGCACTCGAAGGGCTGCTGCTGGACTTTCCGGGCACGGTCCTGCTGGCCAGTCATGACCGGCGGCTGGTGGAACGGGTCGCCACGCGCGAGTGGCGTGTCGGGGGCGGCGGGGTGCGGGAAACATGA
- a CDS encoding SDR family NAD(P)-dependent oxidoreductase: MTTLQRFTGKTVLITGAGGGIGAALAHRYAAEGARVAVNDVNAAAAQAVVDALTAAGARALSVPGDVSVLGGVEAIFAATEAELGPVDVLVNNAALTSDQRHFLDADEAWWDLFLRVNLKSVFLCSHRAARGMAARRRGVILNVSSGGATRSHRGFTSYDAAKGGVEAFTRALALDMAPYGVRVNGITPGFINTYGLSGEDLAQREKTVPLGRYGTAEDMTGAAAFLASDDAAYVTGQFVVVDGGVLVQQRSANVDTFPLSNFPDVPAEG, translated from the coding sequence ATGACGACTTTGCAGCGGTTCACGGGGAAGACGGTGCTCATCACGGGGGCGGGGGGTGGCATCGGCGCGGCCCTGGCGCACCGGTATGCCGCAGAGGGGGCGCGGGTCGCGGTGAACGACGTGAACGCGGCGGCGGCGCAGGCGGTCGTGGACGCCCTGACGGCGGCGGGCGCGCGGGCGCTGAGCGTGCCGGGCGACGTGAGCGTGTTGGGCGGCGTGGAGGCGATCTTCGCGGCGACCGAGGCAGAACTGGGGCCGGTGGACGTGCTCGTGAACAACGCGGCGCTGACGAGTGACCAGCGGCACTTCCTGGATGCGGACGAGGCGTGGTGGGACCTGTTCCTGCGCGTGAACCTGAAGAGTGTGTTCCTGTGCAGCCACCGGGCGGCGCGGGGCATGGCGGCGCGGCGGCGCGGCGTGATCCTGAACGTGTCGAGTGGCGGCGCGACCCGCTCGCACCGGGGCTTCACGTCGTACGACGCGGCGAAGGGCGGCGTGGAGGCGTTCACGCGGGCGCTGGCGCTGGACATGGCGCCGTACGGGGTGCGGGTGAACGGGATCACACCGGGCTTCATCAACACCTACGGGCTCTCGGGCGAGGATCTCGCGCAGCGGGAGAAGACCGTGCCGCTGGGCCGTTACGGCACGGCCGAGGACATGACGGGCGCGGCGGCGTTCCTCGCGTCGGACGACGCGGCGTACGTGACGGGGCAGTTCGTGGTCGTGGACGGCGGGGTGCTCGTGCAGCAGCGCAGCGCGAACGTGGACACCTTCCCCCTCAGCAACTTCCCGGACGTGCCCGCCGAGGGCTGA
- a CDS encoding metal ABC transporter permease — translation MHLLTDPLQFDFFTRALLAVVLVSVLCALVGAWVVLRGLSYIGDAMSHAVFPGIVGAFLMKGNLLVGALIAAVLTALGIGAIGRRSGLKQDSAIGIVFVGMFALGIVMLSRAPTFTTDLSNFLIGNPLGVTPADLWGALAVTVVVGGILTAIQKELLLASFDPTEARAVGLPVRRLESLLLILIGLVVVLTVQLVGTTLSVSLLITSSAAARLLARSLRKMMLLAAALGTVGGVTGLYLSYYQDTAPGATIVLVNTAIFLLALAFRRRE, via the coding sequence TTGCACCTGCTGACCGACCCCCTGCAATTCGACTTCTTCACCCGCGCCCTGCTGGCCGTGGTCCTCGTCAGCGTCCTGTGCGCCCTCGTCGGCGCGTGGGTGGTGCTGCGCGGCCTGAGCTACATCGGGGACGCCATGAGCCACGCCGTGTTCCCCGGCATCGTCGGCGCGTTCCTCATGAAAGGCAACCTGCTCGTCGGGGCGCTCATCGCCGCCGTCCTCACCGCACTCGGCATCGGCGCGATCGGGCGGCGCAGCGGCCTGAAGCAGGACAGCGCCATCGGCATCGTGTTCGTCGGCATGTTCGCCCTCGGCATCGTCATGCTGTCGCGCGCCCCGACCTTCACCACCGACCTCAGCAACTTCCTGATCGGCAACCCCCTCGGCGTCACCCCCGCCGACCTGTGGGGTGCGCTGGCCGTCACCGTCGTCGTCGGGGGCATCCTCACCGCCATCCAGAAGGAACTGCTGCTCGCGTCCTTCGACCCCACCGAGGCGCGCGCCGTCGGCCTCCCCGTGCGCCGCCTCGAAAGCCTGCTGCTGATCCTGATCGGCCTCGTCGTCGTCCTGACCGTGCAGCTCGTCGGGACGACCCTCAGCGTCAGCCTGCTGATCACGTCCAGCGCCGCCGCGCGCCTCCTCGCCCGCAGCCTCAGGAAGATGATGCTCCTCGCCGCCGCGCTCGGCACCGTCGGCGGCGTGACGGGGCTGTACCTCAGCTACTACCAGGACACCGCCCCCGGCGCGACCATCGTGCTCGTGAACACCGCCATCTTCCTGCTGGCACTGGCGTTCCGCAGGCGGGAGTGA
- a CDS encoding metal ABC transporter ATP-binding protein yields MLGVENLTVKYGPQTALENASVRFESGTFSAIIGPNGAGKSTLLKTLVGLLPDHADAVRFDEGHSARSCISYVPQQQTLDWAFPVTVWDVAMMGRTGRLGWLRWPGKQDRQIVEDALKETGVFDLRHRHIGALSGGQRQRVLLARMLARQGHLLLLDEPLTGVDAATQETLMALLRRQADRGRAVVMVTHDLEQARRWCDHLVLVNRRVIADGTPEQVYTTQNIEATFSTSFLGHTHAEA; encoded by the coding sequence ATGCTGGGCGTCGAGAACCTGACAGTCAAATACGGCCCGCAGACGGCGCTGGAGAACGCCAGCGTCCGCTTCGAGTCTGGAACGTTCAGCGCGATCATCGGCCCGAACGGCGCGGGCAAGAGCACCCTCCTGAAAACCCTGGTGGGCCTGCTGCCGGACCACGCGGACGCCGTGCGCTTCGACGAGGGCCACAGCGCCCGCTCGTGCATCAGCTACGTGCCGCAGCAGCAGACGCTCGACTGGGCCTTTCCCGTGACCGTCTGGGACGTCGCCATGATGGGCCGCACCGGCCGCCTGGGCTGGCTGCGCTGGCCGGGCAAGCAGGACCGTCAGATCGTGGAGGACGCCCTGAAGGAAACCGGCGTGTTCGACCTGCGGCACCGGCACATCGGCGCGCTGTCCGGCGGGCAGCGGCAACGGGTCCTGCTGGCCCGCATGCTGGCCCGTCAGGGCCACCTGCTGCTGCTGGACGAACCCCTGACCGGCGTGGACGCCGCCACGCAGGAAACCCTGATGGCCCTCCTGCGGCGGCAGGCCGACAGGGGCCGCGCGGTCGTGATGGTCACGCATGACCTCGAACAGGCGCGGCGCTGGTGCGACCACCTCGTGCTCGTGAACCGCCGCGTGATCGCGGACGGCACGCCCGAGCAGGTGTACACCACGCAGAACATCGAGGCGACGTTCAGCACCAGCTTCCTGGGCCATACTCACGCCGAGGCGTGA
- a CDS encoding metal ABC transporter solute-binding protein, Zn/Mn family: protein MTRPHLLLPTLLLAACAAPTAQAAPLQVSATTTIIADFVKAVGGTRVSVNVIVPPGGDTHTFQPSTGAIRDLARSRTLFANGAGLEPWLPRLKASAPKVPVQELTAGLKLHPAGEGEDHAQAGHDAHDNHGALDPHAWWDATLAAGYVKNAQAALTRLDPAGKATYANNAAAHLKAISAADAYAKEQFATVPAARRVLVTNHDSLHYLAERYGLRLIGAVIPGLSTEREPSARELAVLSQTMKKAGVSTIFTENTVNVRLARTLARETGARIAPALYTDALGPKGSGGETYLKAFRTNVDIMVKALKG, encoded by the coding sequence GTGACGCGCCCCCACCTCCTCCTGCCCACGCTGCTGCTCGCCGCGTGCGCCGCGCCCACGGCGCAGGCCGCGCCCCTGCAGGTCAGCGCCACCACCACGATCATCGCGGACTTCGTGAAGGCCGTCGGCGGCACCCGCGTCAGCGTGAACGTCATCGTGCCGCCCGGCGGGGACACCCACACCTTCCAGCCCAGCACCGGCGCCATCCGCGACCTCGCCCGCAGCCGCACCCTGTTCGCGAACGGCGCGGGCCTGGAACCCTGGCTGCCCCGACTGAAAGCCAGCGCACCCAAGGTGCCGGTGCAGGAACTCACGGCGGGTCTGAAGCTGCACCCCGCCGGGGAAGGCGAGGACCACGCGCAAGCCGGGCACGACGCGCACGACAACCACGGCGCACTCGACCCGCACGCGTGGTGGGACGCCACCCTGGCCGCCGGGTACGTGAAGAACGCCCAGGCGGCCCTGACCCGCCTCGACCCCGCCGGGAAGGCCACGTACGCGAACAACGCCGCCGCCCACCTGAAAGCCATCAGCGCCGCCGACGCCTACGCGAAGGAGCAGTTCGCCACGGTGCCCGCCGCGCGGCGCGTCCTCGTGACGAACCACGACAGCCTGCACTACCTCGCCGAGCGGTACGGGCTGCGCCTGATCGGGGCGGTCATTCCGGGCCTGAGCACCGAACGGGAACCCAGCGCCCGCGAACTCGCCGTGCTGAGCCAGACCATGAAGAAGGCCGGGGTGAGCACCATCTTCACCGAGAACACCGTCAACGTCCGCCTCGCCCGGACGCTCGCCCGCGAGACCGGCGCCCGCATCGCCCCCGCGCTGTACACCGACGCCCTGGGACCCAAGGGCAGCGGCGGCGAGACGTACCTCAAGGCGTTCCGGACGAACGTGGACATCATGGTGAAAGCACTGAAGGGCTGA
- the rpmB gene encoding 50S ribosomal protein L28: MSRECYLTGKKNLVVNSVTRRGKARAQGGVGRKVTGVTKRVQRANLHKRAIREGGVTKTVWLSANALRTLSRGPYRGIELL, from the coding sequence ATGAGTCGTGAGTGCTACCTGACCGGCAAGAAGAACCTCGTGGTGAACAGCGTCACCCGGCGCGGCAAGGCCCGCGCACAGGGCGGCGTGGGCCGCAAGGTCACCGGCGTGACCAAACGCGTGCAGCGCGCCAACCTCCACAAGCGCGCCATCCGCGAGGGCGGCGTCACGAAGACCGTCTGGCTCAGCGCCAACGCCCTGCGCACCCTCAGCCGCGGCCCGTACCGGGGCATCGAACTGCTGTGA
- a CDS encoding CobW family GTP-binding protein — translation MSTPDSRSVPITVLCGFLGAGKTTLLNHLLTQTDGQRVAVIVNEFGAVNIDASLVVKTDEQTVELSNGCICCTLRGDLLHAVNDLLETRELDAILIESTGIGEPLPIAQSFCLTPEELEIEPEEGQPAIPDLLGRVHVDAMITVVDSAQFFPLWNRQDTIPGDDEGRGFGELLAEQLEFADIVVLNKLDLAAPDDVRQLRDLIRITNPRARVLEATRGVLPASELLNTGLFDFDHSSQLDAWMTELHKEHTPESETYGLGTHIFRSERPFDPDRLNEALTLGLPRNVIRSKGWVNLGGGVATLWNHTGRQLALETAGEWLSPDEAFSELVFIGHDLDPDALDALLNRALRA, via the coding sequence ATGTCCACTCCTGACTCCCGTTCCGTCCCCATCACCGTCCTGTGCGGCTTCCTCGGCGCCGGGAAGACCACCCTCCTGAACCACCTGCTGACCCAGACGGACGGCCAACGCGTCGCCGTGATCGTGAACGAATTCGGCGCCGTGAACATCGACGCCAGCCTCGTCGTCAAGACCGACGAGCAGACAGTCGAACTGAGCAACGGCTGCATCTGCTGCACCCTGCGCGGCGACCTGCTGCACGCCGTGAACGACCTGCTGGAAACACGCGAGCTGGACGCCATCCTGATCGAATCCACCGGCATCGGCGAGCCGCTGCCCATCGCGCAGAGCTTCTGCCTGACCCCCGAGGAACTGGAGATCGAACCCGAGGAGGGCCAGCCCGCCATTCCCGACCTGCTGGGCCGCGTGCACGTGGACGCCATGATCACCGTCGTGGACAGCGCGCAGTTCTTCCCGCTCTGGAACCGCCAGGACACCATCCCCGGCGACGACGAGGGGCGTGGCTTCGGGGAACTGCTGGCCGAGCAGCTGGAATTCGCGGACATCGTCGTGCTGAACAAACTCGACCTGGCCGCGCCCGACGACGTGCGGCAACTGCGCGACCTGATCCGCATCACCAACCCGCGCGCCCGCGTGCTGGAAGCCACGCGCGGCGTGCTGCCCGCCAGCGAGCTGCTGAACACCGGCCTGTTCGACTTCGACCACTCCAGCCAGCTCGACGCCTGGATGACCGAACTGCACAAGGAGCACACCCCGGAATCCGAGACGTACGGCCTGGGCACCCACATCTTCCGCAGTGAACGTCCCTTCGACCCGGACCGCCTGAACGAGGCGCTGACGCTGGGCCTGCCGCGCAACGTGATCCGCTCCAAGGGCTGGGTGAACCTGGGGGGCGGCGTGGCGACCCTTTGGAACCACACCGGGCGGCAGCTGGCCCTGGAAACGGCGGGCGAGTGGCTCAGCCCGGACGAGGCGTTCAGCGAGCTGGTGTTCATCGGGCACGACCTCGACCCGGACGCGCTGGACGCCCTGCTGAACCGTGCGCTGCGCGCCTGA
- the trxB gene encoding thioredoxin-disulfide reductase: protein MTGNTPSTQHYDVVIVGGGPAGLTAAIYTGRASLSTLILEKGLPGGQIAQTEEVENYPGFPEPISGMELASRMQQQAEKFGGKIEMDEVQSIVRAGDDREHAYPFTVTGYSGTYHAKAVILATGANPKRLGVPGEQDFWGRGVSTCATCDGFFYRGKKVVVIGGGDAAVEEGLFLTKFADEVTLIHRRDTLRANKVAQARAFANPKMKFIWDTAVEEIKGEDTVTGVKLRNLKTGEESDMSTDGVFIFIGHTPNTEFVKDTVKLRPDGYVDVTDEIYTSVPMLFAAGDVSDYIYRQLGTSVGAGTRAAMSAERALAALELETETAAD, encoded by the coding sequence ATGACGGGCAACACTCCCAGCACCCAGCACTACGACGTGGTCATCGTCGGCGGCGGCCCCGCCGGACTGACCGCCGCCATCTACACGGGCCGCGCCAGCCTCAGCACCCTGATCCTCGAAAAGGGCCTGCCCGGCGGCCAGATCGCCCAGACGGAAGAAGTCGAGAACTACCCCGGCTTCCCCGAACCCATCAGCGGCATGGAACTCGCCAGCCGCATGCAGCAGCAGGCCGAGAAGTTCGGCGGCAAGATCGAGATGGACGAGGTCCAGAGCATCGTCCGCGCAGGCGACGACCGTGAACACGCCTACCCCTTCACCGTCACCGGCTACAGCGGCACCTACCACGCCAAGGCCGTGATCCTCGCCACCGGCGCCAACCCCAAACGCCTGGGCGTCCCCGGCGAGCAGGACTTCTGGGGCCGCGGCGTCAGCACCTGCGCCACCTGCGACGGGTTCTTCTACCGCGGCAAGAAGGTCGTCGTGATCGGCGGAGGCGACGCCGCCGTCGAGGAAGGCCTGTTCCTGACCAAATTCGCGGACGAGGTCACGCTGATCCACCGGCGCGACACGCTGCGGGCGAACAAGGTCGCGCAGGCCCGCGCGTTCGCGAACCCCAAGATGAAATTCATCTGGGACACCGCGGTCGAGGAAATCAAGGGCGAGGACACCGTGACCGGCGTGAAACTCAGGAACCTCAAGACCGGCGAGGAGAGCGACATGAGCACCGACGGCGTGTTCATCTTCATCGGGCACACGCCGAACACCGAGTTCGTGAAGGACACGGTCAAGCTGCGCCCCGACGGGTACGTGGACGTCACGGACGAGATCTACACCAGCGTGCCGATGCTGTTCGCCGCCGGGGACGTCAGCGACTACATCTACCGCCAGCTGGGCACGTCGGTCGGCGCGGGGACGCGCGCCGCCATGAGCGCCGAACGCGCCCTGGCCGCCCTGGAACTCGAAACCGAAACCGCAGCGGATTAA
- a CDS encoding HD domain-containing protein produces the protein MPHRTFMSRLRRKANGYAAKVRRLLRSLRASDAHPDDPWAQTHLTPEEARIYRAMDPRDREHACRVTRHLLRDHPQVPAELIAAALLHDCGKSLRPYWLWERVLVGLIPNRLSRILPPVGAIGIRAHHPELGARLLAHAGARPRVARLVARHHHPGGDPDAALLHLYDDQE, from the coding sequence ATGCCTCACCGCACCTTCATGAGCCGCCTGCGCCGCAAGGCCAACGGGTACGCGGCCAAGGTGCGCCGCCTCCTGCGCAGCCTGCGCGCCAGCGACGCCCACCCCGACGACCCCTGGGCCCAGACCCACCTGACCCCCGAGGAGGCGCGCATCTACCGCGCCATGGACCCCCGCGACCGCGAACACGCCTGCCGCGTCACCCGCCACCTGCTGCGCGACCACCCCCAGGTGCCCGCCGAACTGATCGCTGCGGCGCTCCTGCACGACTGCGGCAAGAGCCTGCGTCCCTACTGGCTGTGGGAGCGGGTGCTGGTCGGCCTGATCCCGAACCGCCTGTCCCGGATCCTGCCGCCCGTCGGGGCCATCGGGATCCGCGCGCACCACCCGGAACTCGGGGCCCGCCTGCTGGCCCACGCCGGCGCCCGGCCCCGCGTGGCGCGACTCGTCGCCCGCCACCACCATCCGGGCGGCGATCCGGACGCCGCGCTGCTGCACCTCTACGACGATCAGGAATAG
- a CDS encoding peptidylprolyl isomerase, producing MNITQDKVVELDYKLTVNGEIVDQSEPGEPLVYLHGHSNIIPGLEAALEGKGAGESLQVTVQPEDGYGPRDEENVESLSREDFEDDIEVGETYYAQAEDGSVIPFTVMDVDGDNVKVDFNPPLAGMVLDFDVTVLAVRDATPEELEHGHAHADGQHDHE from the coding sequence ATGAACATTACCCAGGACAAGGTTGTTGAACTCGATTACAAACTCACGGTGAACGGCGAGATCGTCGATCAGAGCGAACCCGGTGAGCCGCTGGTGTACCTGCACGGGCACAGCAACATCATCCCGGGGCTGGAAGCGGCGCTGGAAGGCAAGGGGGCCGGCGAGAGCCTGCAGGTGACGGTGCAGCCCGAGGACGGCTACGGCCCGCGTGACGAGGAGAACGTCGAGAGCCTCTCGCGCGAGGACTTCGAGGATGACATCGAGGTCGGCGAAACGTACTACGCGCAGGCCGAGGACGGCAGCGTCATTCCTTTCACCGTGATGGACGTGGACGGCGACAACGTGAAGGTTGATTTCAACCCGCCGCTGGCCGGCATGGTCCTGGACTTCGACGTGACCGTCCTGGCTGTCCGTGACGCCACGCCCGAGGAACTCGAGCACGGTCACGCGCACGCCGACGGCCAGCACGACCACGAGTAA
- a CDS encoding CAP domain-containing protein, which yields MAGTPAAGTLALLNRLRAGAGVGAVQAEPDWEAGCAAHARYLVRADRAEHREDPASPHRSSAGETCAPGHYFVSSQPDSDLRRALSYWVGGAFHLPQLLDPRLTRVAFGEAHDAGGAFRSAAVLDVRRGLEARQAQAQGAGPYPVRHPGPEAGLDLTVDPAGASASEWPDPLVHCGLKEAGAPIALLMGPGVTVRGAALQVNGRAAPACLLSAGSFRGASEGDTRAGRGVLAAQGAGVLLPHAPLRAGDRVQVDFDTSAGRVGWAFRVR from the coding sequence GTGGCGGGGACGCCGGCCGCCGGGACGCTGGCCCTGCTGAACCGCCTGCGGGCCGGGGCGGGCGTGGGCGCGGTGCAGGCCGAACCGGACTGGGAGGCGGGTTGCGCGGCGCACGCGCGCTACCTGGTGCGGGCCGACCGCGCCGAGCACCGCGAGGACCCCGCCAGTCCCCACCGCTCGTCGGCGGGCGAGACCTGCGCGCCGGGACATTACTTCGTGTCGTCACAGCCGGACAGTGACCTGCGGCGGGCGCTGTCGTACTGGGTGGGGGGCGCGTTTCACCTGCCGCAGCTGCTGGACCCGCGCCTGACCCGCGTGGCGTTCGGGGAGGCGCACGATGCGGGCGGGGCGTTCCGGTCGGCGGCCGTGCTGGATGTCCGGCGGGGACTGGAGGCGCGGCAGGCACAGGCTCAGGGAGCCGGCCCGTACCCCGTGCGCCACCCCGGCCCGGAGGCGGGCCTGGACCTGACGGTGGACCCGGCGGGCGCGTCGGCGTCCGAGTGGCCGGACCCGCTGGTGCACTGCGGCCTGAAGGAGGCGGGCGCTCCCATCGCGCTCCTGATGGGGCCGGGCGTCACGGTGCGCGGCGCGGCCCTGCAGGTCAACGGGCGGGCCGCGCCCGCCTGCCTGCTGAGCGCCGGGTCCTTCCGGGGGGCGTCGGAGGGGGACACGCGGGCCGGGCGGGGTGTCCTCGCGGCGCAGGGGGCGGGGGTGCTGCTGCCCCACGCGCCGCTGCGGGCGGGGGACCGGGTGCAGGTGGATTTCGACACGTCCGCCGGGCGGGTCGGGTGGGCTTTCCGGGTGCGGTAA
- a CDS encoding molybdopterin-binding protein: MTAPLPPFPMHVSVQEARTLLAALLPDRRTETLPLAQAAGRTLAGDLRALVSHPSATESALDGIAAREADTLGAAPHTPVRLHVTGESRAGVPFTGMVGAGECVRIYTGAPLPPGADAICPVEQLLDDGPDGVLLRRPASPGDVRHEGGDFRTGEVVMTAGLPLTAPRLALAAALGHPQVPVLAPLRVALLSTGDEVVPPGQPLTAGQVYDSNSVGLRAMLIEAGCEVIPLGHAPDSPEALQAAIDRAGGADVLLTSGGVSMGRYDFMRDLLIEQGRVSFWKVRMRPGGPAILGGWNGLPVFGLPGNPVSSLVVFHVIVRPALTGQPPQTLRLRAATPFRALPDKTAFWRASIQDGRVSDYGQQGSGILRSLSEAGALVIVPEGQPVAAGDDVDVILL, translated from the coding sequence ATGACTGCGCCGCTCCCCCCGTTCCCCATGCACGTCAGCGTGCAGGAGGCCCGCACCCTGCTGGCCGCGCTGCTTCCCGACCGCCGCACCGAGACCCTGCCGCTCGCGCAGGCCGCCGGGCGGACCCTGGCCGGCGACCTGCGCGCCCTGGTCAGCCACCCCAGCGCCACCGAGAGCGCCCTGGACGGCATCGCCGCCCGCGAGGCCGACACGCTGGGCGCTGCGCCGCATACCCCGGTGCGCCTGCACGTGACCGGCGAGAGCCGCGCCGGGGTGCCCTTTACCGGCATGGTCGGCGCGGGCGAGTGCGTGCGCATCTACACGGGCGCGCCCCTGCCGCCCGGCGCGGACGCCATCTGCCCGGTCGAACAGCTGCTCGACGACGGCCCGGACGGCGTGCTGCTGCGCCGCCCCGCCAGTCCCGGCGACGTGCGCCACGAGGGCGGCGACTTCCGCACCGGCGAGGTCGTCATGACCGCCGGACTGCCCCTGACCGCTCCCCGGCTGGCGCTGGCCGCCGCGCTCGGGCACCCGCAGGTGCCGGTCCTCGCGCCGCTGCGCGTGGCGCTGCTGTCCACCGGCGACGAGGTCGTCCCGCCCGGTCAGCCCCTCACGGCCGGGCAGGTGTACGACAGCAACTCCGTGGGCCTGCGCGCCATGCTGATCGAGGCCGGGTGCGAGGTCATTCCCCTCGGGCACGCCCCGGACAGCCCCGAGGCCCTCCAGGCCGCCATCGACCGCGCGGGCGGCGCGGACGTCCTGCTGACCAGCGGCGGCGTCAGCATGGGCCGGTACGACTTCATGCGCGACCTGCTGATCGAGCAGGGCCGCGTGAGCTTCTGGAAGGTCCGCATGCGCCCCGGCGGTCCCGCCATCCTGGGCGGCTGGAACGGCCTGCCCGTCTTCGGCCTGCCCGGCAACCCGGTCAGCAGCCTCGTGGTGTTCCACGTGATCGTCCGGCCCGCCCTGACCGGCCAGCCCCCGCAGACGCTGCGCCTGCGCGCCGCCACGCCCTTCCGCGCCCTGCCCGACAAGACCGCCTTCTGGCGCGCGTCCATTCAGGACGGCCGGGTCAGCGATTACGGCCAGCAGGGCAGCGGCATCCTGCGCTCTCTCAGCGAGGCCGGGGCGCTCGTCATTGTGCCCGAAGGCCAGCCCGTCGCGGCGGGCGATGACGTGGACGTGATCCTGCTGTAA